In Saccharomyces cerevisiae S288C chromosome VIII, complete sequence, a genomic segment contains:
- the PPX1 gene encoding exopolyphosphatase (Exopolyphosphatase; hydrolyzes inorganic polyphosphate (poly P) into Pi residues; located in the cytosol, plasma membrane, and mitochondrial matrix), with amino-acid sequence MSPLRKTVPEFLAHLKSLPISKIASNDVLTICVGNESADMDSIASAITYSYCQYIYNEGTYSEEKKKGSFIVPIIDIPREDLSLRRDVMYVLEKLKIKEEELFFIEDLKSLKQNVSQGTELNSYLVDNNDTPKNLKNYIDNVVGIIDHHFDLQKHLDAEPRIVKVSGSCSSLVFNYWYEKLQGDREVVMNIAPLLMGAILIDTSNMRRKVEESDKLAIERCQAVLSGAVNEVSAQGLEDSSEFYKEIKSRKNDIKGFSVSDILKKDYKQFNFQGKGHKGLEIGLSSIVKRMSWLFNEHGGEADFVNQCRRFQAERGLDVLVLLTSWRKAGDSHRELVILGDSNVVRELIERVSDKLQLQLFGGNLDGGVAMFKQLNVEATRKQVVPYLEEAYSNLEE; translated from the coding sequence ATGTCGCCTTTGAGAAAGACGGTTCCTGAATTTTTGGCACACTTAAAATCACTgccaatttcaaaaattgcaaGCAACGATGTGTTAACAATATGTGTTGGTAACGAGTCAGCAGATATGGACTCAATTGCTAGTGCAATCACTTATTCGTACTGCCAATACATATATAATGAAGGTACTTACTCGgaggagaaaaagaaaggaagcTTTATTGTCCCAATTATCGACATTCCTAGAGAAGACCTCAGTTTAAGAAGAGACGTAATGTATGTCCTagaaaaactgaaaattaAGGAGGAGGAATTATTCTTCATTGAAGATTTAAAGAGCTTGAAGCAAAATGTCTCCCAGGGTACTGAATTAAACTCTTACTTGGTAGATAATAACGATACAccaaagaatttgaaaaattatatagATAACGTCGTTGGCATTATAGACCACCATTTTGACTTGCAAAAACATTTGGATGCTGAACCTCGGATTGTAAAAGTGTCCGGCAGTTGCTCATCGCTGGTTTTTAACTACTGGtatgaaaaattgcaaGGTGACCGTGAAGTGGTGATGAACATTGCACCACTTTTGATGGGGGCCATCTTAATAGACACTTCAAATATGAGGCGCAAAGTCGAGGAAAGTGATAAATTAGCTATCGAGAGATGCCAAGCTGTTCTTAGTGGTGCGGTTAATGAAGTGTCTGCGCAAGGTTTAGAGGACAGCAGTGAGTTTTATAAAGAGAtaaaatcaagaaagaacGATATTAAAGGATTTTCGGTAAGCGATATTCTAAAGAAGGACTACAAACAATTCAATTTCCAAGGAAAGGGACACAAAGGGTTAGAGATTGGTCTTTCATCAATAGTAAAAAGAATGTCTTGGCTATTCAATGAACACGGTGGTGAAGCAGATTTCGTCAACCAATGCAGAAGATTTCAGGCGGAGAGGGGGCTCGATGTATTGGTTCTGTTGACTTCATGGAGGAAAGCTGGTGATTCACACAGAGAATTGGTCATATTGGGAGACTCTAACGTGGTACGTGAACTCATTGAAAGGGTTAGCGACAAGCTCCAACTTCAATTATTTGGGGGCAATCTTGATGGAGGTGTGGCGATGTTTAAGCAACTGAACGTCGAGGCCACCAGAAAGCAAGTCGTCCCCTATTTAGAGGAAGCGTACTCAAACCTGGAAGAGTGA
- the SMN1 gene encoding Smn1p (Putative AMP hydrolase; secreted protein proposed to function as an adenosine monophosphatase in NAD+ degradation, via nucleoside salvage pathway that converts NAD+ to AMP and adenosine; overexpression results in adenosine accumulation and reduced levels of NAD+, deletion results in increased NAD+ and NADH; targeted to vacuole via Vps10p-dependent endosomal vacuolar protein sorting pathway; similar to human NT5E/CD73 gene involved in cancer progression), whose product MILKLVHCLVALTGLIFAKPYQQQQAVLAPSQDVPLRDIHIGDINFIHTTDTHGWLGSHLSQNDYDADWGDFVAFVDILREKILRQSRDVIVIDTGDKRDGNGLSDATWPPGLRSSEIFNMMDYDLLTLGNHELYTAESAILEYRGTSQSSKFKDKYVCSNVEFIEDDGTRVPFGNKYITFETPIMKQRVLALSFLFSFQRANNRAIVTPPLEEITQKSWFQNMVETNREEEIDLIIVFGHLPATDPTEREMHKIHALIRKYYPNTVIQYFGGHTHIRDFVQLDSKSTCLQSGRFAETVGFLSINMTDPVDAESPIFSRRYIDFNKEAFKYHLSKLGHDSNVPVSTKKGKTISRLVNDLRHELNLNEKLGYIPQTYYVSTRPLNSEENLYHLITHKILPNLIPPKNYEPSMSRFILINTGSVRYDLYKGPFTKDTEYIVMPFNNDWRFITVPLVVASRVETYLNKGPVIASLGIPSSSHHKQHFGGFQKCPFINNPNLSEGYTTEDDFGCHGDDTPHNSQREYDIPNVVQCKEVKKVQEEEADPSKMVHVIFYSFMELDILNAVNSIINDLGLRMENLTTNDCSHYGGDSTKKLLRDYFSQF is encoded by the coding sequence ATGATACTAAAGCTTGTACACTGTTTAGTTGCTCTTACAGGATTAATCTTTGCAAAGCCGtatcaacaacaacaggCAGTTTTAGCGCCGTCGCAGGATGTACCATTAAGAGATATCCATATAGGggatataaattttatCCATACAACCGATACTCATGGCTGGTTGGGGTCCCATCTATCACAAAACGACTATGATGCTGACTGGGGAGATTTCGTTGCATTTGTAGATATACttagagaaaaaattttacgACAGTCCAGAGACGTAATAGTCATCGACACTGGCGACAAACGAGACGGTAATGGTTTGAGTGATGCTACTTGGCCCCCCGGCCTACGAAGCTCGGAGATATTCAACATGATGGATTACGATCTTTTAACGTTAGGTAATCATGAGCTATATACAGCTGAAAGTGCCATACTAGAGTATAGAGGAACTTCTCAGTcctcaaaattcaaagacaaATATGTTTGCAGCAACGTagaatttattgaagatgACGGAACAAGGGTTCCTTTCGGGAATAAATACATTACATTCGAGACTCCCATAATGAAACAAAGAGTCCTGGcattatcatttttgtttagTTTTCAAAGAGCAAATAACAGAGCCATCGTAACACCACCATTGGAAGAAATAACTCAAAAAAGCTGGTTCCAAAATATGGTTGAGACAAACAGAGAGGAGGAAATCGACCTAATTATTGTCTTTGGTCATTTGCCTGCCACTGACCCTACAGAGCGTGAAATGCACAAAATTCATGCTCTAATAAGGAAATACTACCCAAATACTGTTATACAATATTTTGGAGGGCACACTCATATCAGGGATTTTGTACAGCTGGACTCAAAATCTACTTGTTTACAAAGTGGTAGATTTGCGGAAACTGTGGGATTCTTGTCAATTAATATGACTGACCCTGTGGACGCCGAAAGTCCTATTTTCTCAAGAAGGTATATTGACTTTAACAAGGAAGCTTTCAAATACCATTTGAGCAAACTAGGGCATGACTCGAATGTTCCAGTCTCAACGAAAAAGGGTAAAACTATTTCTCGTTTGGTGAATGATCTGCGCCATGAACTAAATTTGAACGAGAAACTGGGGTACATTCCTCAAACTTACTACGTTTCAACAAGGCCATTAAACTCCGAAGAGAATCTTTATCATTTGATCACGCATAAGATTTTACCCAATTTAATTCCTCCCAAAAACTATGAACCTTCGATGAGTCGTTTCATTTTGATTAACACTGGCTCTGTCAGGTACGATCTTTACAAAGGCCCATTTACAAAGGATACTGAGTATATAGTGATGCCATTCAATAATGATTGGCGCTTCATCACAGTTCCATTGGTCGTTGCCTCCAGGGTGGAAACCTATTTGAACAAGGGCCCTGTCATTGCCTCATTAGGAATACCATCATCGTCTCATCACAAACAGCATTTTGGCGGTTTTCAGAAGTGTCCCTTCATCAATAATCCAAATTTAAGCGAAGGCTACACCACAGAAGACGATTTCGGGTGTCATGGTGATGACACACCTCACAATTCACAAAGAGAATACGATATCCCCAATGTAGTGCAATGTAAAGAGGTGAAGAAAGTGCaagaagaggaagctgaTCCGTCGAAGATGGTTCATGTTATCTTCTATTCCTTTATGGAACTCGATATATTAAACGCCGTAAATTCTATCATAAATGATTTAGGATTACGTATGGAGAACTTGACCACCAATGACTGCTCCCATTATGGTGGTGATTCAACCAAAAAGTTATTACGGGATTacttttctcaattttAG
- the RPN10 gene encoding proteasome regulatory particle base subunit RPN10 (Proteasome polyubiquitin receptor; non-ATPase subunit of the 19S regulatory particle (RP) of the 26S proteasome that links the RP base to the lid; N-terminus plays a role in the assembly of the regulatory particle (RP); ubiquitin-interacting motif selectively binds to polyubiquitin chains; homolog of the mammalian S5a protein) — MVLEATVLVIDNSEYSRNGDFPRTRFEAQIDSVEFIFQAKRNSNPENTVGLISGAGANPRVLSTFTAEFGKILAGLHDTQIEGKLHMATALQIAQLTLKHRQNKVQHQRIVAFVCSPISDSRDELIRLAKTLKKNNVAVDIINFGEIEQNTELLDEFIAAVNNPQEETSHLLTVTPGPRLLYENIASSPIILEEGSSGMGAFGGSGGDSDANGTFMDFGVDPSMDPELAMALRLSMEEEQQRQERLRQQQQQQDQPEQSEQPEQHQDK; from the coding sequence ATGGTATTGGAAGCTACAGTGTTAGTGATTGATAATTCAGAGTACTCTCGCAATGGCGACTTTCCTAGGACAAGGTTTGAAGCCCAGATCGACTCGGTAGAGTTCATATTTCAAGCCAAGAGAAACAGCAATCCTGAGAATACAGTGGGTCTTATCTCTGGTGCTGGCGCCAACCCCAGGGTGTTATCTACGTTTACCGCCGAGTTTGGGAAGATTCTTGCTGGACTACACGACACGCAGATCGAGGGTAAGCTGCATATGGCCACTGCGTTGCAGATCGCTCAGCTGACTTTGAAGCATCGCCAGAATAAGGTCCAACATCAAAGGATTGTGGCATTTGTGTGTAGCCCAATAAGTGATTCTCGAGACGAATTGATCAGATTGGCAAAAACactgaaaaagaataatgtTGCCGTGGACATCATCAATTTTGGAGAGATTGAACAGAACACGGAGCTTTTGGATGAGTTCATAGCTGCAGTGAACAACCCTCAAGAAGAAACTAGTCATTTGCTTACTGTGACGCCTGGCCCCAGACTGCTGTACGAGAACATCGCATCTTCACCCATAATTCTCGAAGAAGGATCCTCCGGTATGGGCGCCTTTGGTGGGTCTGGCGGTGATTCCGATGCCAATGGCACATTTATGGACTTCGGGGTAGACCCATCAATGGACCCAGAACTGGCAATGGCCTTGCGTCTGTCTATGGAAGAAGAGCAGCAAAGACAGGAAAGGTTAAgacagcagcaacaacaacaagaTCAGCCTGAGCAGTCTGAACAGCCTGAACAACACCAAGACAAATAG
- the AIM18 gene encoding Aim18p (Hemoprotein; hypothetical protein that localizes to the mitochondrial inner mnembrane; null mutant displays elevated frequency of mitochondrial genome loss; contains a chalcone isomerase (CHI) domain, a predicted N-terminal transmembrane domain and an N-terminal mitochondrial targeting sequence; lacks CHI catalytic activity), protein MDRGRCANMLKSLQRTLAKCQKSPSTNHWQCFKRNFTSIRATKYPGRSNSTFHYWPWFAASTLLATSLYYRDRPVQNDDKTDAFPSHTESIQVDSSVSDFPLTITALNFPVSTTFKLLGYGQRHVTFLRFKVYALGLYLAENDENLVSDTLNETYLHKYFLDVDDSKTPKENLARLLKRDDSKSVMMIDDLLDSGMRMLAKITPVRNTDFKHLKEGLVKTISKHPDVANNKDTLAKGLSELNDAFSRKGSVRKNDDLIIELLANGALQFSYHDSKNNEFEVMGVVNNQLVGKFLFSQYLCGEKSPSPQAKKTAIDKLITLL, encoded by the coding sequence ATGGACAGAGGAAGGTGCGCCAATATGCTAAAATCACTCCAGCGAACACTAGCTAAATGTCAGAAATCTCCATCAACCAACCATTGGCaatgtttcaaaagaaattttactAGTATACGAGCCACTAAATACCCTGGGCGTTCTAATTCGACGTTCCACTATTGGCCCTGGTTTGCGGCGTCAACATTGCTCGCTACTTCGTTATACTACCGTGATCGTCCGGTACAAAATGACGATAAAACTGATGCTTTTCCTTCTCATACTGAATCGATACAGGTAGACTCTAGCGTATCAGATTTCCCACTAACGATTACTGCTTTAAATTTCCCTGTCTCTACAACTTTTAAATTACTGGGATATGGTCAAAGGCACGTCACGTTTTTGAGGTTCAAGGTCTATGCCTTGGGTCTTTATCTAGCTGAAAATGACGAAAACCTTGTTTCAGACACTCTAAATGAAACTTATTTACATAAATATTTCCTTGATGTGGATGATTCTAAGACTCCTAAGGAGAATCTAGCTAGATTATTGAAACGTGATGACTCAAAATCCGTTATGATGATTGATGACTTACTGGATTCTGGAATGAGAATGCTAGCCAAGATAACTCCCGTAAGGAATACAGATTTTAAGCATCTTAAGGAGGGCCTGGTCAAAACTATTTCTAAACATCCCGATGTGGCCAATAATAAAGACACACTGGCGAAGGGCCTAAGTGAGTTAAATGATGCCTTTTCACGTAAGGGATCCGTCAGGAAAAATGACGATTTGATCATCGAATTATTAGCCAACGGCGCTTTACAATTTTCATATCATGACAGTAAAAACAACGAATTTGAGGTCATGGGAGTAGTTAATAATCAACTCGTCGGAAAATTCTTATTTAGCCAATATTTATGTGGCGAAAAATCTCCTTCTCCACAAGCCAAAAAAACAGCTATCGACAAATTGATCACACTCCTCTAA
- the RPS4B gene encoding 40S ribosomal protein eS4 RPS4B (Protein component of the small (40S) ribosomal subunit; homologous to mammalian ribosomal protein S4, no bacterial homolog; RPS4B has a paralog, RPS4A, that arose from the whole genome duplication) yields the protein MARGPKKHLKRLAAPHHWLLDKLSGCYAPRPSAGPHKLRESLPLIVFLRNRLKYALNGREVKAILMQRHVKVDGKVRTDTTYPAGFMDVITLDATNENFRLVYDVKGRFAVHRITDEEASYKLGKVKKVQLGKKGVPYVVTHDGRTIRYPDPNIKVNDTVKIDLASGKITDFIKFDAGKLVYVTGGRNLGRIGTIVHKERHDGGFDLVHIKDSLDNTFVTRLNNVFVIGEQGKPYISLPKGKGIKLSIAEERDRRRAQQGL from the exons ATGGCTAGAGGACC AAAGAAGCATCTAAAGAGATTAGCAGCTCCACACCATTGGTTATTGGACAAGTTGTCCGGTTGTTACGCCCCAAGACCATCTGCTGGTCCACACAAATTGCGTGAATCCTTGCCATTGATTGTCTTTCTAAGAAACAGATTAAAGTATGCTTTGAACGGCCGTGAAGTCAAGGCTATCTTGATGCAACGTCACGTCAAAGTTGACGGTAAGGTTAGAACTGACACCACCTACCCAGCTGGTTTCATGGACGTCATCACTCTAGATGCCACCAATGAAAACTTCAGATTGGTCTACGATGTCAAGGGTAGATTCGCTGTCCACCGTATCACCGATGAAGAAGCCTCTTACAAATTGGGTAAGGTCAAGAAGGTCCAATTAGGTAAGAAGGGTGTTCCATACGTTGTTACCCACGATGGTAGAACTATCAGATACCCAGACCCAAACATCAAGGTCAATGACACTGTTAAGATTGATTTGGCCTCTGGTAAGATTACTGATTTCATCAAGTTCGATGCCGGTAAGTTGGTTTACGTTACTGGTGGTCGTAACTTGGGTCGTATCGGTACTATCGTTCACAAGGAAAGACACGATGGTGGTTTCGATTTGGTTCACATCAAGGACTCCTTGGACAACACTTTCGTCACTAGATTGAACAATGTCTTCGTCATTGGTGAACAAGGTAAGCCTTACATTTCTTTGCCAAAGGGTAAGGGTATCAAGTTGTCTATTGCTGAAGAACGTGACAGAAGAAGAGCTCAACAAGGTTTGTAA
- the AIM46 gene encoding Aim46p (Hemoprotein; hypothetical protein that localizes to the mitochondrial inner mnembrane; null mutant displays elevated frequency of mitochondrial genome loss; contains a chalcone isomerase (CHI) domain, a predicted N-terminal transmembrane domain and an N-terminal mitochondrial targeting sequence; lacks CHI catalytic activity): MRLISKVLVKTNCLEVGMRRAPQWYSHYSTTAGNARVNKKGSKVVPVLTGLALASIFAKKWYDDSQIKKADATSVAVDASISAFPKKMGPPQWPFSTQYELIGKGVRCVSSITFKAYGLGIYVAAEDKHLVSEVLDSKFLSQAFIDTAAPPSPENSHQDNLRAALNDPAKAPILINNLLDSGIRLMSKNTPIKAGSFKLLMDGTKKSVLKNPDSQSQDKDRLEAGFQELHDCFRSVKGLVARDDDFFIELNKDCSMNLSYYARKKDEFVILGTVKEPLIGKLLFAHYLAAVDPPSPEARKEVIDALVSLS; the protein is encoded by the coding sequence ATGCGTTTAATCAGTAAAGTTTTGGTGAAAACAAATTGCCTAGAGGTAGGTATGAGGAGGGCCCCACAATGGTATTCTCACTACTCTACTACAGCGGGCAATGCTCGTGTGAACAAGAAGGGCAGCAAAGTAGTGCCTGTGTTAACAGGGTTAGCACTGGCATCCATATTCGCGAAGAAATGGTATGACGATTCCCAGATCAAAAAGGCGGATGCCACCAGCGTTGCAGTGGACGCATCCATCTCTGCGTTCCCTAAGAAGATGGGCCCCCCACAGTGGCCCTTCTCCACGCAATATGAGCTGATTGGTAAGGGTGTACGTTGTGTCTCATCGATCACTTTCAAAGCATATGGTCTGGGCATATATGTGGCCGCTGAAGACAAACATCTGGTCTCTGAAGTACTGGACTCAAAGTTCCTGTCTCAGGCGTTCATCGACACTGCGGCACCCCCATCACCGGAAAACTCACATCAGGATAATTTGCGTGCGGCTTTGAACGATCCTGCTAAGGCCCCTATCCTGATTAATAACCTCTTAGACAGCGGAATCAGACTAATGTCCAAGAATACTCCGATAAAAGCAGGTTCCTTCAAGTTATTGATGGACGGCACCAAAAAGAGCGTCCTAAAGAACCCAGATTCTCAGTCTCAAGACAAAGACCGGCTGGAAGCTGGATTCCAAGAATTGCATGACTGTTTCAGGAGCGTAAAAGGACTTGTGGCTCGagatgatgattttttcattgagCTGAATAAGGACTGCTCTATGAATTTGTCTTACTACGCAAGAAAGAAGGATGAATTTGTGATATTGGGCACAGTGAAGGAACCCCTTATTGGAAAGCTCTTATTTGCCCACTACCTAGCTGCTGTGGATCCTCCTTCTCCGGAGGCTAGGAAGGAAGTAATCGATGCACTCGTCTCTCTATCTTAG
- the NBL1 gene encoding borealin (Subunit of the conserved chromosomal passenger complex (CPC); complex regulates mitotic chromosome segregation; not required for the kinase activity of the complex; mediates the interaction of Sli15p and Bir1p; other complex members are Ipl1p, Sli15p, and Bir1p) — protein sequence MIPALTPEERQKLRSAILHRMQLELETTEKLIENIKEETLKKLNLLQQPDATSAPQSKELIREVLEQEGRRIE from the exons ATGATACCGGCTCTCACTCCCGAAGAACGGCAGAAGTTGCGCAGCGCAATACTACATCGAATGCAGCTGGAAC TGGAAACAACAGAAAAACTGATCGAAAATATTAAAGAGGAGACGTTAAAGAAACTAAATCTGCTCCAGCAGCCTGATGCAACATCAGCGCCTCAATCAAAGGAACTAATCAGAGAGGTGCTTGAACAGGAAGGACGCCGTATAGAATGA
- the RIX1 gene encoding Rix1p (Component of the Rix1 complex and possibly pre-replicative complexes; required for processing of ITS2 sequences from 35S pre-rRNA; component of the pre-60S ribosomal particle with the dynein-related AAA-type ATPase Mdn1p; required for pre-replicative complex (pre-RC) formation and maintenance during DNA replication licensing; relocalizes to the cytosol in response to hypoxia; essential gene) yields MSEEFIAVSTLARNLEIAKGNEFHTILATLRSPVYINEQLLKSELSFLVTKILKLIRSGNDFDLWKGCHTSVVTCAYNPLVLSTHGGQLLAAIYSRLEQKTGFYSSVISSSHGKQLFNTLISSVAIIIDLMKNKPTLSREALVPKLKAIIPTLITLSQYEPELVLPVLQRILKRNTTTFKPFTNKFRTVLINLIISDYASLGTKTQRLVCENFAYLHLLKIQVSDTSDDETQAHHKIYADSNWRTGLMSILSQFKPIIQLCGEILDFEQDNELYKLIKSLPVIDESNNKEEFLPSLKLDFNAPLTLWEIPQRLSLLADMLVAFISLPTPFPIRVPLGGINSLCEVLLGVSNKYLPLKKELRHDNELNGVINTILPQIQFQGIRLWEIMVSKYGKCGLSFFEGILSSIELFIPLKKKSNNEIDFNVVGSLKFEFATVFRLVNMILSHLGHQLNIISVISQLIEVALFLSHDKTLIDSLFKNRKSIMKQQTKTKQSKRSKSAEGAFSDIYTHPELFVCKNSMNWFNEINDFFITALNNWILPSTPHIQILKYSITQSLRLKERFGYIPESFVNLLRCEVLHPGSERVSILPIAISLLKNINDDMFELLCHPKVPVGMVYQLHKPLDLGEDGEVRDDINKKEVETNESSSNANTGLETLKALENLENVTIPEPKHEVPKVVDDTAIFKKRSVEEVIERESTSSHKKVKFVEETTVDNGEELIVKKAVSQTKEEEKPMEDSEDEEQEEFEIPAIELSDDEEEEEEEE; encoded by the coding sequence ATGTCAGAGGAATTTATCGCAGTTTCTACTTTGGCTAGAAACCTGGAAATTGCCAAGGGTAATGAGTTTCATACCATTTTGGCGACTTTAAGATCACCAGTTTATATCAATGAACAGCTGCTAAAATCCGAATTGAGCTTCCTTGTTACAAAAATCCTAAAACTTATCAGATCAGGCAATGACTTTGATCTTTGGAAAGGATGTCACACCTCTGTTGTGACTTGCGCCTATAATCCACTGGTCTTATCGACTCATGGAGGTCAATTGCTTGCTGCCATTTATTCCAGATTGGAACAGAAGACGGGTTTCTATTCTTCGGttatttcttcatcacaTGGAAAGCAGCTATTCAATACCCTTATTTCTTCTGTAGCGATTATCATTgatttaatgaagaataaaCCTACGTTATCGAGAGAAGCACTGGTTCCCAAATTAAAGGCTATCATTCCAACGTTAATTACATTGTCTCAATACGAGCCCGAACTTGTTCTACCAGTACTACAGAGGATATTGAAGAGAAACACTACAACATTTAAGCCATTTACCAACAAATTCCGCACTGTGTTAATCAATTTAATCATATCAGACTATGCTTCTTTAGGCACTAAGACGCAGAGGCTTGTTTGCGAAAACTTTGcttatttgcatttgctGAAAATTCAGGTTAGTGATACTAGCGATGACGAAACTCAAGCACATCACAAAATATATGCTGATTCTAATTGGAGAACAGGATTAATGTCCATCTTATCACAATTCAAGCCCATAATTCAATTATGTGGAGAAATCTTGGATTTTGAACAAGATAATGAGCTGTATAAACTAATTAAAAGTTTACCGGTTATCGATGAATCCAataacaaagaagaatttttacCCTCATTGAAATTAGACTTCAACGCACCTTTAACTTTATGGGAAATTCCACAACGTTTGTCCTTATTGGCTGACATGCTTGTTGCTTTCATCTCTTTACCAACTCCCTTTCCCATTCGAGTTCCGCTGGGTGGTATTAATTCCCTTTGTGAAGTTTTGTTGGGAGTTAGTAACAAATATTTACcgttaaaaaaagaattgcGTCATGATAATGAACTAAATGGGGTCATCAATACCATCTTACCTCAAATACAATTTCAAGGCATTAGGTTATGGGAAATTATGGTTTCAAAATATGGCAAATGCGGTTTATCATTTTTCGAAGGAATCCTTTCTTCCATTGAACTTTTCATtccattaaaaaagaaaagtaacAATGAAATTGATTTTAATGTTGTTGGGTCTTTAAAATTTGAGTTTGCTACTGTTTTCAGATTGGTAAATATGATTTTGTCTCATTTAGGCCACCAACTGAACATAATCAGCGTCATATCCCAATTAATCGAAGTGGCGTTGTTCTTATCTCATGATAAAACATTGATTGAttctttattcaaaaatcGTAAAAGCATCATGAAACAACAGActaaaacaaaacaatCAAAGAGGAGTAAAAGTGCCGAAGGTGCATTTTCTGATATTTATACGCACCCAGAGCTATTTGTGTGTAAAAATTCCATGAATTGGTTCAATGAAatcaatgatttttttattactgCACTAAATAATTGGATTTTGCCTTCAACTCCACatattcaaattttgaaatatagTATCACGCAATCTTTAAGATTAAAGGAAAGATTTGGTTATATTCCAGAAAGCTTTGTTAATCTCCTGCGTTGCGAGGTTCTTCACCCAGGTAGTGAACGTGTTTCAATTTTACCGATTGCAATATCACTATTAAAGAATATCAATGATGATATGTTTGAATTACTGTGTCATCCAAAAGTGCCAGTCGGTATGGTGTACCAGTTGCACAAACCTTTGGACTTAGGCGAAGACGGGGAAGTAAGGGATGATATCAACAAGAAGGAGGTTGAAACGAACGAATCATCCTCAAACGCCAATACTGGCCTGGAGACTTTAAAAGCGttagaaaatttggaaaatgttaCAATCCCTGAACCCAAACACGAAGTCCCAAAGGTCGTCGATGATACTGCCATATTCAAGAAAAGGTCAGTAGAAGAAGTCATTGAAAGAGAGTCTACATCTTCACATAAGAAAGTGAAATTCGTTGAAGAAACAACCGTGGATAATGGCGAAGAATTGATTGTAAAAAAAGCTGTAAGCCAAACtaaggaagaagagaagCCAATGGAGGACagtgaagatgaagaacaGGAGGAGTTTGAAATTCCCGCTATCGAATTAAGTGATGACGAAgaggaggaggaagaagaagaataa